The genome window GTCCATCTCGAGGCTTATTTAGAGTGGCATTGGCATGAGCCTGGAAGTAGATTTTCAGTTTTCTTTGTGTAAGATGGACCCAAAAAGGGAGCTTTATTTTTCACATGTGCCtgcaatatagtaagaagtttaacaagctgtgtgtggcttttgctaccaaataaacctgttggactttaacctggtgttgttaaacttcttactgtgtttaccccagtccaacaccggcatctccacatcatgcctgcaATATGCCAGACCTGTGGGAATCATATGTAAAGAGCATGGAAGTGTTCTATTCCTATATCAATACACCTCATCTAGACGCATGGAAACTTCACTGAAAAACATAGGGAAAGATTAATTGCTGATGACTCCCTATCTTTATGCATCAGTACTTATTTAAGTGGTACCTTATCCTTGACGATTTAATTAGATATTACACGCGTGGTGATGCTGAACAGTGCATGAGATTTATTAATGGGACACGCTTGGACGATCGAATCATCAGAACAGATTGGGACACTGGCTTCAAAGAAGGCAGGCAGTTTGGGCGAGGAAAATCTGGTGGTCAGGTACGTTGTTTCTGTGTGATACTGTGCATACAATCAAACCTTGTCAAATGAAAACCTGAAAAGATCAAACAGTCTTTTCAAAGTCGTGGAATGAgaaaataattttgaaatttatttttcatAATGAGAATGTCAATTTCCCTGCAATGTAACTGGAATGACTATCTTGTCATAAAATGTGTGTTAAAAGGCAACGGCATTTTGAGAATTAATGATGTTGTGAAGCAGTAAAGTAATCATCATCATTTCCCAAAAATGTCTGCTTTACTTGCGTTTAAAATAAGTGGAGCATCACTTACGTTATCGACTAGCAgtccttgtttttaaaaaaaaccaattCCTGCAGTTGAATTataatttgaatcatagaaaccctacagtgcagaaagaggccatttggcccatcgagtccgcaccgaccacaatcccacccaggccctacccccatatccctacatatttacccgctaatccctctaacctatacatctcaggacactaaggggcaatttttagcatagccaatcaacctaagccgcacatctttggactgtgggaggaaaccggagcacccggggaaacccatgcagacacgaggagaatgtgcaaaccccacacagacagtgacccaagccgggaatcgaacccaggtccctggagctgtgaagcagcagtgctaaccactgtgcgacttgTCTGTTAACCTGTAAGAATTGAATGACAGTGCTATCATAATGTATATTACTGTAGCCATTATACAGTTGTGTACACTGTTAATTTCAAGTAAGCTTTAATTGCCCTTTGTTTAGAACACAAAGAGCCATCTCGTGGATCACTGAATCTTGCAGGGTTAAAAATATCTGGGGATGGAGCCTTGAGACCAGATTGGTTTGCCCCTGATGCCATTTGTCTCTAGTTTTCCTTTTAAAAATTGAATGCATGCCATCCCTCCTGTATAATTAGAACTCAATATCTTAACCagtaatgtatgtgtgtgtgtgtgtttggagatCTATTTATATTTTTTAAGGTGAGGAGGCCTATGATGCAGTGAACATGTAGTAGTGACAATTCATTCAATTTCCCACTGAGGCAGTTAGACTTCTAACCATTTGGTTTATTATGGGTGCACTAACTTTGAATGTATCTATTGGGCTGGTGTTAAGTTCAAATTTTGTTTAGTTGGTTTTTGAATTGTTACACTTTGATCAATAGTCAATGTTGACAGCCTGCCCTTAAAGTGGGTGATGAAAAGATCCCTGGTTTGCTGAAATTTAATCTTCTTCTTCCATCAAGTGTTAACCATTTTTGTAACAGTTATTCATTTCAACTTAGTTTTTTGTAGCAAAGACTTCAGTTTTACACTGAATATACATTGACATTTGGTATTGAGTCTGTGCTCAGTTATTGAACAGTCCAATCCTGTTGACAGAATGTTGGAAATCACATATATCTATAGGGATCTGTGGCTTTAAGAAGGTCCTGCAAAGTGGGTCTTATGACATGTGTACCCTTTCAAACCAAAACTATACAACCAGGATTATACCAAAACTGAATCCTGTTGCACCAGTTCTCAGTGAGTAACTCTTCATACGATGCAAGTCATGATGGCACTGTTGTTTGTATTTTATTGTGGGTCACAGTTTTAAGGTTTATAATGTGACCTGGTGACTGCAAAGAAATATGGTATTGATAACTTACATCAATCAATTCTCCATATCAGGAGCAAATTTTAGGAGAAGTTGAATAAAGGGAATACTGTCATGTCTACCTGGCTGGGACATAGAACAGCTTTTAGTTAATAAGTGGTTTTATTCTgatacaagaacagaaaatgctggaaaagctctacCGGTCAGGCAGCACCCGTGCAGAAACAGTTAAGGTTTCAGATTCATGATCTTTCGTTAGAACAGAAGATAGAAATGTAAAGAGTTTTCCCATGGaatccataaaatccctgcagtgcaggacgccatttggcccattgagtctgcaccagagcatctcacccaggccttgtgGGCAGTTTTATTTCCTaatatatttgttttttttttgcaggtaCGTGATGAATACAGGACAGATTATGATGCTGGTAGAGGTGGATTTGGTAAACTGGTCCAGATGCAGAGAGTCCCAGAACCAAGGCAGAAATTCTAGACTTTCACTGGCTGCACATTTGAGCTAATTAAGCTGGAATCTTCATCGAAACCTGGGATTGAAGCATACAGCTAAACTTTAATGTCTACAGCTTTGTCCTGTTCATTTTTTCATCGGCCCAACGAACTCCTTTTATAGTTTTGAAACAGTGCCCAATTTTTTGAGGTGAAATCgttgtgttcaattttggttcCTTCTAAAGTTGTAATTTTTATCAATCCTAATAAAAAGTGAATAAAAACCTGATTGTTTAAGGTGCCTTTGTAACCTCCCAGCACCTCATGCAAAATAAGTTACATGTCTTATATGTGTTTTCTTGTAAGTTAGAATGATTGTCATAGCAATTTGAAATACTTTGGAAACCTCCAAGATCCATTTCTAAGGTTGAGTGCACTGTTTTCATTAAGTTCATAGATTGATGCTGTGCTAAGTGGAAAATTCTGGCATTGGTGTAGTACAGCCTGCTGTCTAAACGTACATTGGCGGGCAGCTCTGCTCTGAATCTGGCAACCCCCATGGGAGAGGCTGGTTGTCAATTTCAATATGTTCATTGCTTAATTACAGTGATATTAATGCTGGTTTTGGAATTAGACTTTGACTCCATTGTCTCTGGCTCCCCAAGTTTCCTGGAACTCACCAGTAAAAGCAAGGTGAGTAGAGAGCATGTGTTGAGGAATGTGTACCCATGACCGAAATAAGCCAATAAGTACACGGCCTTTGCACTGTTGTCTCGTCTTTTTGCAAAACGTGTCTGGTCCCCAATATTTGTGCTGACACACTGAAAATGTCATTTATGTTTGAAGATCTGTCTGCACGTCTCATCCACCTGATGCTATAGGTGCTCCTTAAGCGGTGTTATTTGTACCTCCACTGAGAATCAAGATGACCAACAGCAGCGGGGGCAGTGTGACTATGCTGTCAGCAGATACGCAACTCTGCggagagagggaagcagcagtGATGCAGCTCCCAGGAGGTCATAAACATCACCGAGGATCTGCAGGCAGAGGTAAACTTCCTTGACATGTCTACTCCACAGGAGGTTCACCAGTGTTGTATCAGATGGTGGCAGACAACTGTATCCTGCTGGAATGTGACTGCTGCCAACTGGCTGCCAAAGTAGCATTTGCTCAATGTGATGGGAAAGTAAAGGTGATAGGGATGgcccggtggttagcattgctgcctcacaatgccagggacccgggttcaattcccggcttgggtcactctgaaGTCTGTAGGTTCTccttgtgtgtgggtttcctctgggtactccggtgccctcatacagtctgaaagattggttaggtggactggccgtgctaaattcttccttagtgtacccaaaagagtgctggagtgtggcgattaggggtttttacagtaacttcattgcagtgtcacattacttgtgacactaataaataaactttactttaaacttgcCAAAGACTTCTTTACCTGTTCAGGAACTGATTTCGACTATAGGAACACAAAGCACCATTCTAAGTACCGACTTGGGGGATGGGGTCAGCAGGTCAAGTCTCCCCCTCCTAATTCTGTTAGTACAATCAATCAGCTCATGATCCAGCTGTACTCCCTGCTTGCAATGAGCCATAGTACACTTAGTTCTAGATCAGTGAGGCGATGAGTGGTCAAGGCATCATGCAGCCAATTTAAAGAGGCACTCAAGAGTGTGCAAGCCATTGTTGAGGGTCTGAAGGCACCTGTTTGATAGCTGTACTTGATGTTTCATATAGgtagccactctgtccatggaCAAATACATTATCACAAAGGCCATGGATGGACTCCTCCAATCTCTAAGGCCACACGGTGCAGCTCGAAATGCTGctagaataaataaataataccTCGTGCATTATTTTCTGCTGTTCTAGAAGTATTCTTGTTCAAACATGGTCACCCCACAGTTCAAGGAAGTGCAACCAGAGAGGGAATGGATGACGACCAGTCAGAAGAAAGAGGCAGGCAGGTTGTCAGGAAAGCCCCAGGGTGCATCTCACTCAAGAACCGATTTTTCTTGTGTGTTGGAAATCGGCGAGAGTGACGGTTCCTCTGGGGAGTGCAGCCAGAGTCAcgttcacagcactgtgggtggctaAGCTGCACAAGTGGGTAGGAGTAAGAGTGGAAGAGCAATAGTGGGAGGAGACTCAATAGCGAGAGtgcagacaggtgtttctgcagctgctgttgtgattccaggatggtgtgttgcctcgctggtgccagggtcaaggatgtcaccgAACAGCTACAGCGTATTCTgaaaggggagggtgaacagtcagAGTTTCTGGTTTCCATTTGTACTAATGAGGTAGGTACAAAGAGGGATGAGGACCtgcaacaggaatttagggagcaagATCTCAGATTGAATAGCAAGGTtgtgatctctggattactcctgaTGCAACATGCTAATGAGTATAGGAGGATAGAGCAGATGAATACATGACTCAAGAAACAGTGCAGGGAGGAGGGCTTTAGTTTCCTGGGTAACTGGGTCCATTTCTGGGGAATGTGGGATCTGTACAAGTTGAATGGGTAGCACCTGAAACGGAACAGGACCAACATCCGTGTGGGGAGGTTTACTAAGTGCTTTTGGTGGGGGTGAACTTTAAACTAATTTGACAGGGATGGGATATGGCCTGGaggtacagtacagtacagtataCAATTATAGATAAAAAATCAAGCCAGTCTGGAAGGCAGAGTGAAAACAGCCATGTTAAGGCACAAGGGAATATGGCAAGGCTTGATGGCATTTATCTTAATGCAAGGAATCTTATGGGTAGGGCAGATGAATTAAGATTGTTGATTAACACATGGGAGTGTGATATTATTGCTATTATGGAGACATGATTGAGGGAGCtgaactggcagctcaatgtcctgggatatagaatcttcatgCAAGACAGGGAGGGTGTAAAAGAAGTAGGGTTGCATTATTAATCAAGGAGTCATGTTtaagttaaaagtttaaagtaggcttacattaacactgcaatgaagttactgtgaaaatccccgagtcgtcacactccagcgcctgttcaggtacactgagggagaatttagcatagccaatgcacctaaccagcacgtctttcagactgtgggaggaaactggagcacccggaggaaacccatgtagacatggggagaatgtgcagacaccccacagatagtgagccaagctgaaaatcaaacccaggtccccagcgctgtgaagcagctgtgcttgccactgtgctaccatggcaCCCATGGCAATTAATGCAGTGAGGAGGGACGATAACTTGGCAGACTCCTCAACTGAGGGCATAGGGGTAGAACTGAAAAACAAAAATGGAGCAATCACATTGCTGGGCatgtactataggcccccgaaCAGTCAGGGAAAGTTAGAAGAGCAGATATGTAGGTAATGGCCTGCAGATATTTAACTTTTAATatactgaaagatcttcaattaaGCAAAACCGATTTTTGGACAAAGTTGTTTTGCTGGGCTTTCTTGTGGCCAAGTTGGCCTGAGGCTTATCAAGTATTAAACCAAGTCCTGGCTTGTTCCCAAAGAGCTGAGGGAGTTGTTTGTAGATGATTCATTTGGGAAGGTGGCAGAAACACAGAGACAAGGTcgaggtgttggagagagtgcacaaaCCTCTTGCCCCACATGTGGTGGAGACTACAGATTGTGCATTGGTTTCTGAGAGAGCTGCTAAACCCATCAAACCAGAGTGGAAGTAAATCATTCTTGATCCCAGGTGACTGCCTGAGAAGATTAAATCTAGACATTTTAATTGCTGTTCTTGTCCAAACTACTTTCATTTGTGGGCATCTAATAATCTTTAGAATAAGCACCTGGTGGGTAGCGACTGCTGTGCATTCAAGAGCCAGTCACAGGCCAGTTTTGGCAGTAAATAATTCATCTCCTGGCTCCCCAATATCTGTTTGCCATGTACAAGGCATATGAGAGAGGTGTGACGGGATATTcctcacttacctggatgagtgcagcaccaacaacaacattCACAAAACTCAATACCGTTTAGGAAAATGATGCCCAAATCACTGACAATCCATCCACTACTTCATTTTCTAAACAACTGAAATCCCTCCTCTCTGGTAAATTTCTCCATTCACTCCAAGCTTTGACATTCTTCCTAATGTGTGTTGCCTGGAATTGAACAGGACACTTTAGCTCAAAGCTAAGTAGATGGGTCATCTTTTTAAAGTGCTGCAGTCTGTGATGCTGCTACGCCCACAGTacaggattttaaaaaacccagtgacaatgaaggaatggcaatatgtttccaagtcagaatagagTGCAACTTGGAGGGTAATCGGCAGgcacctgctgcccttattcCTTTAGGCTGCAAGTCTTCTGGGTTTAGGAGGTGCTGACACAagagtcttggtgaattgctgcagtgcatgttgtaaTTATTATACATCACACATACGTTGTGTCGCTAATGGAGAGAGTAAATGTTGAAAAAGTTTAataattaatgtcacaagtaggcttacattaacactgcaatgaagttacgtgaaaatgccctagtcgccacaccccagcatCTGTTCAgcaacagagggagaatttagcatagccaatgcacctaaccagcacgtctttcagactatggcaggaaactggagcacccagacgaaacccatgcagatatggggaaaaggtgcagactccacccagacagtgacctaagccaggaatcgaacccaggtccctggcactgtgaggcagcagtgcttgccactgtgtcgTGTTTCTGTCAGAGCTGTGAGCACTGTCAGTGATTTAGGCTTCATTTTGCTGAATGGTATTGAGTTTCCTGCATGTTATtattgttggtgctgcactcatccagacaagtaagGAGTATCCCGTCAcaccaatagtggagcaattaaaatcaaggatgctTAAGAGATGAGAATGAGATGAGTGCAGATTTGAACGTCATGGGATTGGGGGAGATAACAAAACTATAAAGAGAAGTTTAAAATCATGGCATTGCTCAAATAGGTCTTTTCAAAGAAAAGTTGTGTCCTTTTCCACTCCTACCAAGTTTATTGTACATTTGTCAGTGCTGTTCAATCCATCTGTTTATCGTCCACA of Mustelus asterias chromosome 3, sMusAst1.hap1.1, whole genome shotgun sequence contains these proteins:
- the ncbp2 gene encoding nuclear cap-binding protein subunit 2 isoform X2, translated to MGLDKIKKTSCGFCFVEYYTRGDAEQCMRFINGTRLDDRIIRTDWDTGFKEGRQFGRGKSGGQVRDEYRTDYDAGRGGFGKLVQMQRVPEPRQKF